The following proteins come from a genomic window of Sulfurovum xiamenensis:
- a CDS encoding YbhB/YbcL family Raf kinase inhibitor-like protein: MRYLWIVMILGSFLEAESFTLESETLKGQLVKAQEFDGFGCNGQNISPELHWSHAPKGTKSFALTVYDPDAPTGSGWWHWLIVNIPAGTHKISADASAKKTLPKGALETTTDYGHAGFGGACPPQGDKAHRYVFTIHALDVESLPVKAESKSAVVGFMINKHTIQKASMISYYQRD; the protein is encoded by the coding sequence ATGCGATATCTATGGATAGTGATGATACTAGGCTCATTTTTAGAGGCCGAGAGTTTTACTTTGGAGAGTGAGACGCTCAAAGGACAGCTGGTGAAAGCTCAGGAGTTTGATGGGTTTGGGTGTAATGGTCAAAATATCTCTCCGGAACTGCACTGGAGTCATGCACCCAAAGGTACAAAAAGTTTTGCGCTCACTGTGTATGATCCTGATGCACCTACGGGCAGCGGATGGTGGCACTGGTTGATCGTGAACATTCCAGCGGGTACCCATAAGATCTCTGCAGATGCTTCAGCGAAAAAAACACTCCCAAAAGGTGCATTGGAAACAACGACTGATTATGGTCATGCAGGTTTTGGCGGGGCCTGTCCGCCACAGGGAGACAAAGCACACCGTTATGTCTTTACGATACATGCTTTGGATGTTGAGAGTTTACCTGTAAAAGCAGAGAGTAAAAGTGCAGTGGTGGGTTTTATGATCAACAAACATACGATCCAAAAAGCTTCTATGATCTCTTATTATCAAAGAGATTGA
- a CDS encoding low molecular weight protein-tyrosine-phosphatase yields MDRILFVCLGNICRSPLAHGVAEHIVNTKGLELFIDSAGTSDWHKGEAPCEHSIKVAKQYNIDISQQHSRPIIQEDITSFNYIVAMDKQNKSDLEAFGFSNVYLLGDFGDYQGGDVPDPYFFEGFEGFDHVYNMVSVCVEDFMEKVENGSL; encoded by the coding sequence ATGGATCGTATATTATTTGTATGCTTAGGAAACATCTGTCGCAGTCCTCTAGCACATGGTGTAGCGGAGCATATCGTCAACACTAAAGGACTTGAACTTTTCATCGATTCAGCCGGGACAAGTGATTGGCATAAGGGGGAAGCACCCTGTGAACACTCTATTAAGGTTGCGAAGCAGTACAATATTGATATCAGTCAACAACATTCCCGTCCTATAATACAAGAGGACATCACATCATTTAACTATATTGTAGCCATGGATAAACAGAACAAATCCGATTTGGAAGCCTTTGGATTTAGCAATGTCTATCTTTTAGGTGACTTTGGAGACTATCAGGGGGGAGATGTCCCTGATCCTTACTTCTTTGAAGGATTTGAAGGGTTTGATCATGTCTACAATATGGTTTCCGTATGTGTAGAAGATTTTATGGAAAAGGTAGAAAATGGAAGCCTCTGA
- a CDS encoding NAD(P)H-dependent oxidoreductase encodes MQNDFTKAMHFRHACKVFDENKKISDEEMHYILEAGRKSPSSFGMEAWKFLVITNEDLKAKLRPYCWDQVQITSCSHLVIILAGIENVKVESGIPKKRFMRRDMPQETLDFYMDIYAKHLKKTLSTDENIYAWTARQSYIALGNMMTAAAFIRIDSCPIEGFEKENVEEVLGLDTSKYQVAVIVPFGYRLNAQSTQLRVPFDEVVEFIK; translated from the coding sequence ATGCAAAATGATTTTACCAAAGCAATGCATTTCAGACATGCCTGTAAAGTATTTGACGAAAACAAAAAGATTAGTGATGAAGAGATGCATTACATCTTGGAAGCAGGAAGAAAATCACCTTCCTCTTTTGGTATGGAAGCATGGAAATTTCTTGTCATCACCAATGAGGATCTAAAAGCGAAACTCAGACCTTACTGCTGGGATCAAGTCCAGATCACCTCTTGTTCTCATCTTGTCATCATACTTGCAGGCATCGAAAATGTCAAAGTTGAGAGCGGTATACCTAAAAAGAGATTCATGCGACGCGACATGCCTCAGGAAACACTTGATTTTTATATGGATATCTATGCCAAACACTTGAAAAAAACACTGAGCACAGATGAGAATATCTATGCATGGACAGCCAGACAAAGCTACATTGCTTTGGGAAATATGATGACTGCTGCTGCTTTTATAAGGATAGACTCTTGTCCTATAGAAGGTTTTGAAAAAGAGAATGTAGAAGAGGTGTTAGGCCTGGATACAAGCAAATACCAAGTAGCTGTTATCGTGCCATTTGGCTACAGACTCAATGCACAATCCACTCAGCTAAGAGTTCCTTTTGACGAAGTGGTTGAGTTTATAAAGTAA
- the dksA gene encoding RNA polymerase-binding protein DksA yields MLTETELNEFQNKLLDRRVQIEKNLRGTSLELEGMRELELNDEGDFAAASAEAVIDSAILVQQRKELNEIELALDKIKAGVFGICEMCEDPIGRRRLEVKNFARFCITCREITEKETK; encoded by the coding sequence ATGTTAACAGAAACAGAGTTAAATGAATTTCAAAATAAATTGCTAGACAGAAGAGTACAGATAGAAAAAAACCTTAGAGGTACTAGCCTTGAGTTAGAAGGAATGAGAGAACTTGAGTTGAACGATGAAGGTGATTTTGCAGCTGCTTCTGCAGAAGCTGTGATAGATAGTGCAATTTTAGTACAACAACGCAAAGAATTAAACGAAATTGAACTTGCTTTAGATAAAATAAAAGCAGGAGTTTTCGGTATATGTGAAATGTGTGAGGATCCTATAGGCAGACGACGTCTAGAAGTAAAGAACTTTGCACGTTTTTGTATAACATGTCGAGAGATCACTGAAAAAGAGACGAAATAG
- a CDS encoding MerR family transcriptional regulator produces MALVDNKKDILPLSSIAELLTTKIRTLKMYEEKGLLPPKEENKKLYSIDDVKFIAFTHYLASVKKINANGIKYILEMLHTNMDEQNRDTFLDLVEKKMEQLSGIDIKDVETM; encoded by the coding sequence TTGGCATTAGTAGATAATAAAAAAGACATATTGCCATTGAGTAGTATTGCAGAACTCTTAACCACAAAAATAAGAACGCTGAAGATGTATGAAGAGAAAGGTTTACTTCCACCTAAAGAGGAGAATAAAAAGCTCTATTCTATCGATGATGTAAAATTTATTGCTTTTACGCATTATTTGGCTAGTGTTAAAAAAATCAATGCAAACGGTATCAAATATATATTGGAAATGCTGCATACCAATATGGATGAACAGAACAGAGATACTTTTTTAGACCTGGTTGAAAAAAAGATGGAACAACTATCGGGAATTGACATTAAAGATGTGGAGACGATGTAG
- a CDS encoding 23S rRNA (pseudouridine(1915)-N(3))-methyltransferase RlmH → MKINVIIIDKKGKDNLYAGLIEHYKKIAKPFAKVEVIEVFDKEIAKAQDISPEAAQKSYTKALEKYLDSGINIALDPSSKEVDSHEFANLLKDSVQVNLFIGGAYGFERDFLTKCNNSISFGKITLSHKLVKVVLMEQIFRGLTINHNHPYHK, encoded by the coding sequence ATGAAGATCAATGTCATCATTATCGATAAAAAAGGAAAAGATAACCTCTATGCCGGTTTGATAGAGCATTATAAAAAGATTGCTAAACCTTTTGCAAAAGTAGAAGTCATCGAAGTATTTGACAAAGAAATAGCCAAGGCACAGGATATTTCACCTGAAGCTGCTCAAAAATCATACACTAAAGCACTGGAAAAGTATTTGGATTCTGGTATAAATATAGCGTTAGATCCCTCTTCGAAAGAAGTAGATAGTCATGAATTTGCAAATTTGCTTAAGGATAGCGTTCAGGTGAACCTCTTTATTGGCGGTGCATACGGCTTTGAGAGGGATTTTTTAACTAAATGTAATAATTCAATATCATTTGGTAAAATTACGCTTTCACATAAACTTGTGAAAGTTGTATTGATGGAACAGATCTTTAGAGGTTTGACCATTAATCATAATCACCCATATCATAAATAG
- the cutA gene encoding divalent-cation tolerance protein CutA, with amino-acid sequence MEASDYCIITTTTDSQENADLITRLLLEKKLVACVQSTTIQSAYHWEGKIMQSEEIHLQMKTRRSLFETIQTEIEQLHTYDLPEIIMVSMAGGNLDYLQWIEEETTNIQSL; translated from the coding sequence ATGGAAGCCTCTGATTACTGTATCATCACGACTACTACAGATTCTCAAGAGAATGCCGATCTCATCACACGTCTACTCTTGGAAAAGAAACTGGTTGCCTGTGTACAATCTACAACCATACAAAGCGCGTACCATTGGGAAGGAAAAATCATGCAGTCTGAAGAGATACACCTTCAGATGAAAACCAGAAGATCCCTCTTTGAAACAATTCAAACAGAGATCGAGCAGCTGCATACCTATGACCTGCCTGAGATCATCATGGTATCCATGGCAGGTGGAAACCTAGACTACCTTCAATGGATCGAAGAGGAAACCACGAACATTCAATCTCTTTGA